From the genome of Venturia canescens isolate UGA chromosome 11, ASM1945775v1, whole genome shotgun sequence:
aattagCTGCCCTAAGGTCTAAAGGACTCAAAACATCGCTGCTACACAGATTGTAGGCATGTAGCAACTAgaatattactttttttttatgctaTGATTTCTGCTTTTTTACTTGGAAAATTATTCCatttcttgatttttcttttctgatttttttgcaACCGTCCTCATCGCTCTTTTCCTGCTATGACCGTTCGCGTTCTCGTTGGACATCATCCTTCCTCACTTTCCCCTCGGTGATGAACGCGTTCCAATCGTCGAGAGGCCTTCGCCCCGACTTCGACTCCGGTGCAACGAGTGCAATCCGTCACCTgatcgtttgaaattttttcgttacgCATATCACTGCtatgtttgtttgtttgtttgtagatttttttttttccaaggtTTCTAGAAGCTCGAAATTCGATGGGGTAGAAATCGAATTGCTTGATTATTGAAAGAATGAGACGCGAGTTTCCCGGTaattcgaatgaaactttATACATCAACGGATTTGGGCTAAAATGGTTTGGTGGAGTACCTCGACTGACGCTTCTACGCATCGTAGAGGACGCTGGAGGAGCAGGCTCCTGTTTATTGGTAAAGCTTCTCAGTGCTCGTCCTCTCCTGTCTTGAATCAATTTGTCGTACTTGACGAAAATGCCGCATTTTGATCGACAAGTAAAGTACCGGTGGCCATTGACAGCACcatcattttttccttattgaaCGATACGCgtaagttagaaaaaaattgaatcggcCTCAAACATTCGTACGATCGAAAGGATTCGTAAATTTCGATTATTTGTTCTTACCTGTTGGTGCATCTAATTCAACACCTATCCAAGTACCCGAGGCAAATTCTGTCGGTCCGACGTAAGCAATAACACCGCAATAACTGTAAGGGCGTACCATGACTGATTCACCAAGCACTACCCAATCTGGCAAAGGTGCCTCGATCCTCGTCAAATCGGGTCGTGAACCAAACGCAGAACTTTTATCGCTGGCGTCGTCTTAACAAAAGCAAACCAAACAAATATTCGAATTTTAATACTTCGGTAATGTTCCTAATGATTCTACAAATGTTCCTATTTGTGTCGTTGAATAATCGATGTCTGATCTCACCATCGATTCTCTCGGACGAGCTATTATCGTCACCGTTCTCATAATTCATTGCCGGTTGTAACGACTGCTCGAGCCTCGCTGCAACTTTGCTCTCCGAGAAGGAAGGACGAACCATTGGAAAAGAGGCTCTGTGCTGTGACGAACTCGAAGGTCGTCCAGAATTACTCGAAGCTTTTCGTCTTCTAACCACCTGCGATTATTCATCATCATCGGTCAGTCTCatgataaaacaaaaataggaaaagaatgataaaaatattgagtaGTCTCAATGATTAAATTAACGGAGTTCACTTAAATATCGATCGTACCTTCCCAGGTGGCAATTTGGTATGAACAATGGAATTGCCTTCGAGTGGACTATCGTCACCGGAATTGGAATTTTGACTAATTTCCATATCGTTGCAGCCCACCAGCCCTTCGTTTCTCGTTATAATCACAGAACTGTTCATTACCCTCGTGTCAATCGCAGGCTCCTCgcaaaattgtgattttattttcattccatcaCCGGTTGGACTTGCCGCttcattcaaaatttgatttgtATTTTCTGTGGGACAAACGCATAAAGAAAAAACTCAATGgtaagcgaaaaaaaaaattaatttaaccTGAAAATTGACAAAGAAATTCGGCTTTTTCGTTTCAACATTGCTCagagtgaaatatttttcaaaacgttcgCACAgaggtatgaaaaaaaatctttctctaattatattttgtttttacgaCTAACCGGAAGTACAAGCATTTTCCAAAACGCTCAACTTGTTCAATTCCTGATTAATTTCACTGAGATATTCCTCGGGTGTTTCCTCGACGAGTGAACTTTCCATTTTGttgttatcaatttttttgcagTCGAATAACAAATTACGATATTCCAAATCTGGTGTTTCATCGACGCTTATCGATTTCATTGAGATCGAATCTTCGGATGTTAAATTGGTCGTTGATACCGCTTGCGAGCCATAACCACTGCTGCTCATACTCGGCGTATTGATTTTAGTCGATTGTAGCTCAGCTAATGAATCCAGTGTGCGCGACGTTGTTAGTGGCTTTACCATTGGCTTCGTCGTTGCCTGAACGCAATTTCATACATAACGCACTTCATTAAACCAAATATCACTCGTTTCGTCTTAAAAATAGGTTTCTTCGATCTATTAACGattttgctctctctctctctctctctctctctctctctctcttttttaacTTAACaaattcttaaaaatttgGGAAAATCCGAGAAATGACGAAACTGTTTGCTCTTTGCGACGAATTGATGAATTTGTAGGGAGCTTCTTTCTAGCTGGCTAGACTTTTCATGATTTCTCTTCGAAGAAAAAGTTAATGTCGATCATCGTCGCTCGAaacttttatcgaattttctgACACACTCGTATAGTAGATGATACACACAGCTGTTGCTGATGATACGGTCATTAATGCTTTTCTTTATCTACTCGAATATATCGTGGCGTAAAAGACTGCTCGAAGATGAGGGGGgtaaattcagaaaaaattttccgactagaaaaaaaaaaaaaagatcgaaaacattgttttcttatcatttttgttttcgtgtGGTGGAAAAATTTTTGCCAATCCTCAAGGCCCGATCGTCTTCGTTTGCAGTTAGGGAATATCTCGCgggatttttaaattctacGTCTCTAAATCCAAAGGAGGctgctagaaaaaaaaaaaaacaaaaactcacCTGATACGAATCGTATTCGGAATAATCGGCATCgcttttttcatcgtcgtcgtcttgaACAGGCGATGACAATTGATTCCCAATATTCGAGGTTTCCTCGTGAAGCGTCGTCATTCGGAGACCCAACTTACTACCAACCATATTTGGCGATGCTAAAACGtgtcaacgaaaattttgtacaagttaaaaaaaatgaaagaaataataaatcaatagCTCGAACGAATTACAAGCGTACGTAGAAAAATTCCATCAGGCCCGAACCGGCCTCCCTTtatatatttacaatttttattactataaaaaaagtctaaaaatatttgcattcgaaattttgttgtAATTTTGTATTAATTTTTGATCCGCAATAGCCAACGGTTGGAACGAAAGCTCCAGTTTTCGATTCGAAATATGGTGTGTTTTATAGGTTTCTgctttcttttcatttcaattatcCACAATTTCGCCAATCAAACTACACGATCGTGTGTGGGAATTTTCTATGttctttttatccattttatatACCTCAAGGGTGCCAGGTCGATtctgattttaaaaaattacgagtataaaaaataaaaatacgtgctgaaacgaaattaaatgttgttgattaaataaaaaaaaaaaaaaaaaaactcggtgTAAATATAGTTCGAAGCGAATTAAGGTCGTGTTAACTACTCATGGGAGTGTACAAAATGTTTCCAACTAGctagtaaaaagaaaaaataacaaaacacTACGAGGGATAAAAATGAACGGAAAAAACTAAATTGGGCTTCATGTAAATGAACAGAAATTCCATACTACTGAATAATGACCGAATCTGTCAATCCGTActcgttaaaaaattgaaaaaaaagataaaaatttaatcacGATCGtacgaagaattttcgaagaattcgtaaaatcgttcattttttttcttcttttttttcgtttttagagCAAAGGAAATGACGATCAACAGCGAGTGTCACCTACACTTGGCTGAAGTGGATTGTTGAAGTCGTGTCAGTGAGTTCAGGTTCAGGTTGAGATTCAGAAAAGTTGGTCTCGCTGAAAGGAGATTAATTCACTTTCATTACTTAATCCTGAACGattgcttttttcattttatgtcTCTCCTGTATTTGTTTCTATCAGATATCGATTCATTTTAAATATCGCAACATTTTCAACTACGAGAATGTCTAGAAAAAATTCCTTTTCTTTCGATATTTACAGGCTTATTCGTATAATTATTTACATATCAATTTCGTTTCAATTCGCATGGCGCgtgaatctaaaaaaatttgtcacgTATcaccgaaaaattgaattattccaATGAAATGAATAGCGGTGTTTTTGCAAttagaaaaactttttctctgCGCAATGCAAATCATTGACCACACATCGAAGACTcttcgaaattctttttttttttttttttttttttttttttttcatcggagTGCTTCATCGAACATAAATGATGAACCGCATGCTTCCCCCCGAGGCTCATCGAAATCTCATGCACATCCAAGCCTTTAAACGCCGGTTTTTCcttatattcatttttggaCGTTCCGGGTTCCACCCACGTACGAATACGAATcgatgattcgtaaaaaaaaaactttaccaTCTCTCAtctcaaattcataaaattcgcttaaaattattatgaattcTGAGGAacaatggaaatttatttttttttctgaaagcACAAATGGTGAGCGATTCGCGAAACAAATCGTAGAAGCATACATTCTGTTTTGTAGATCTCTAACAACGTCAACATTCACTTTTGTTCTATCGATCACACTGGTAATGtagcggtgaaaaaaaaaatatggtagatccattttcgtcgattttatttttttcgaatttattttaaaCTGTGAACCGTTGGCTTCAAAACGTCACGTCGTTACGACGAATTTCCATGtaacgttttttctcaacggCCTACATTCCCAGTATGATTTAGGATACATTCTACCTGTCGTTTGATGCACGTCGAGAAGGCGGTCGACCGTAAacaatagatacagaataaaatagactTCTCgaagagaataagaaaattcgCCGGTGCTTAAATTAAAAGAACGAGGCATTCGCATGCGATTCGCGGGCGATAACGAATGACGGAAAAGTGCAACgcctttataaaaaaaaaatatgcaaaaaaGGTGAAAGCATTATTCTGGCATTGCTCCAAGGTAaagtgaattattttttgaacCTTTGGAACAATGCCCGTGAGAATGATTGCTTTTGCATAAAAACCGTGCAGAGCCAGGCTGCAAATAttgtaaaagaaataaaaactatgaaacAACAGACAGACTCAACCACTCACGAgacattattatatatttactaaaaatatatacacgtatgtatataaatatatttatattacagGTTCGTTAATTCAACGTCGTCCAATcaatatatcgaaataaaaacaagttCAAGACTCCATTTTTTTACCTGAATTCAGAATGGAGCCTTGGTTCGGCCGAAATAGTGGTAGAAGTAGAGAGACGTAGTGTTAAAACAGAGGAACAAATCGATTATCACCAAAATTATCATCATACATCTTTCTTCGTTCGATCGAATgagttttatcaattttttttcaccattcgTCTAACATGGAACAAATTTATTCTCATCTTTTAAAATAAGTGGTGGAGCTTAAATGTTGGCTGCCAAAAAACACTATGCCggagtttgaaaaatgtatgaataGCCATGCTCTTCCTCCCCACCGCATTAAATCCCCTaattattccttttttcaaacctcttgcccccccccccccccccccctcccgcaACTCTAATCGTCATACTAAACTGTGTTTTTCAACGAGACTCTGTTTTATATATGTCTGTCTctgtatatataatatataaatattcaaaGACCTAGCTAATAAGGCATTGCAACTAGTgcaaaattttctaaattcaATACAACAGGGTCGACAGAACAAAATGTGATCAAGCTCTTGATAAATCGTAATAtgacatttgtttttttttcttctttttactTTGCTATATTTTGTGATACAAACTAGAAAAAGACCTTGAGAGAGAACGCGACGGTTAGggaaatatttgattttttctgaatatttcgattaaatgatttttcaagagaAACCGACGGATATATGAGTTTCGTATAACGAAACCAAAAACGTTGCTATTCTCTCTCACTCGTGGTGTGTGCCCAAAGATCGAATAAAACCCCTCAATTCGTAACTTTCTCTTGGGTGCCAGATAGCGGATGAggtgaaggaaaaaacgagaaatcgaAGGAAAATGATGATGAGGCACGTATTGATAAAGATCCAAAAACGAACATGTACCAGAGTGTGTGGAAaatcgaaaacaaaagaaattaatATTATCGAGTATTTAAGAAATACGTAATGGACAATCTCATGAACATTTTAAGGGGAAAAATTCTAGAGAAATAGTGAATCTTGGCATGACACGGTGGAATAATACAAAACACAGCATAAGCCACATCCCATGAAAGgcgaatgaatttcaattccttttaaaattgttaaatatatttttggagTCAAACTCGAAGCggtttaagaaaaaaaaaatatatgagagATGACGATAACCCTAGATAATATCACCCCTGTGaattatgcattttttttcttttttaattttcatttttaaagaaGCGCAAaagaaagggggggggggggggggggggatacaTCGTGACTCcagaaaaaacgttgttttaGGCATAAATATACCGACTATCGAGCAAATCTGtcgaaatttgtaaaaataataacagcGCTTTAGAATCAGTCGTGCCGAGCATTGGAAAAATGTAGTAGCGAAGTTGGcggacgaaaattatttattaatccaTCCGAAATTTGAttcaattaaatgaaaaaaaaaaaaacttgcacAATGTTAATCCGCCGCAACTAACAcattgatagaaaaatattgatcattgcgaaaataaaaattcgttgtaCGTAATTTTACCAATGCAAGGtttccgaaaaaaagaaaataaataggcGAATAAGATAGAAAACGAATTTAGTCGATCGATCATAGAGGCAAAATTACCTTTTTGTTGATGGACTTTATAGTGTCAGTACCGTTGACAATTGTGTTTAAAAGTAATTATGGAAAAACAACACGGAGTTAATAACCCGTGTATAATAAtatggttgaaaaaaattagtttgtCTCTGTCTTATGTTATTTTatgtaattattattattgtatttCATGTCTCAATTACTATGAAATCAATTTACTTTTCCAAATCGCACAAATTACTTATGACGGTAAACAGATATAAATCCGTATTTGAATAGTTTGTAATTTATTACAAGAAAAACATATTGATCGCGCGGTGgaaggataaaaaaagaaaactagCTTACCAATGCCGAAAGGTTTGGGTGGtgtagaaataaaattatcctCCGTTCTAGCGTGTCCAACCGACGCCCTTCTCGGATGCGGCAGTCCATTCAATTCGGAATTCAAATCCGTCACGCTTTCCGACCTCGTAACGTTCAGCGAATCCATCGATGTATCAAATCTCATGATCTGTCGCGattaaatcaacatttttatatgaaTTTTCCTGATACTAAAAATAAAGCTCCTGGGAATGTAAATTTGTCACCCttctaataataataaataaataaaatttgaagagaACAGGGCAATTGCGCGCATGcgaatgattaaaaaataaaattaaaactgTTTTGATGATTAAGTATATGGAATACACATATTGATGGACGAACTAAAGAAAAATGTGCATGATTTTGGTGATTTGCTTTGGGAAAATAATGAACATGAAATTGTGACGAGTGAGATTACAATGATGCAAGtcgttttcatcaaatttttccaacttttatacaatttttatccgaaTCCTTGTTgagattttcattattttgggaATGATAATGAAcgaatgggagaaaaaaaatgataaaaagcgCATACAGTGCGTCCTAGACGTCGAAGCGGCAGAAGTACCTGCGAGAAATTGGGAACGCTTGCTGTTTTTCGCATCAAAGGCTGACCCTTAGCTTGTAGCAATTCTTTTACGGCAACGCTTTGCCTCAAACGATCCAGGGTCAAAATACTCTCAACGGCGGAAACGCCACGCGTATATTTCTCTGTaaaccgaaaaaataataaacaacaaTAATGCGGATTGcggaagtaaaaaataatcatcgtGGATTCAATACGATCCCGCCGTTTGAATGGCTTACCGATATAAGTTTCCCCGTCGCACAAACTGCTGTCCTCACCGCTGGCCGCGATTTGTGCGAGACTCTCACGATCCTCCAATTCTTCGCTGGCTTTTGGTATGTTCGATACAACGACGTACGTAACACCGGTCTGCGATAGACAATCGGTTCGTACGATTCTTTTGAATATACGATCGGTGATGCTCTGTCTCTTGTAAATATTGAGGGCCAGCCTCTTTCTTAAAACAAGATCCATCGGTGCTGGATGTGACAGACGTACGGtagtttttaaaatcaaatacACGCGTTCGGTTGCTGTGTAACAAAGGAATAGTCAAATAATTACTTATCACGTTGAGATTATTGTTTAAAATGTTCAActcgtttgaaaaatgcgTAATCACCATCCGTGACTCGATTCAAATGAAGACTGTCGTGTATGCTCGAGTCCCAGGCTGCAATTGCGCATACGTCCTTTTCGAGATGTCGGATTATCGGTAAACTGTAAAATTTGTGCCCGTGTTCCTTTGGCAAAATTGAATTGAGCCCGGTGATCGAGACTTCTTCGCCGGAATGATGAGTCGAGAGATCGTCGGCTGTCGAATATTTCGGGGGTTAATTGTTCATTTTTAAACGTAGTGGTTTAATAAGCACTAGCGAGGCCAAAGAATCTCACGATATGGTGGAATtttgtaaaagaaaataatgcgAAGCATggtttaaaattaaaattcaccATTGAGATCAAGAAATAATACGGGAATGTGAAGTTCCATGCCGGATGGCGGCGTCCAATCGGCAGGAGCACCAGGAATCCCCGAACCTGCCGCAGGGACTAATACCGCATTCCTTTCCTCCGTTAGACTAACCCATTGATCCACAAGACTCTGTTCCCGTTCCATATCCTGTTCAGTTTTGTCTGCATATCGAAatgaatacgaaaatttttatgggCACTGGCTCGAAGAacgaaaccttttttttttttctttttccctccgTTCATACCTTGCTTGTTGATGAGCTTTTGAATCTGTTGATCGAGATATTGTCGTCGCCTCAAGAGGGCGTCACTCCATTTGTCTCTGAGTACACTAAGGTCCTCGTCCTGGTAACTGTCCAACGCTTTTTGGAAAGGTTTTCTAACGCAAACACTGCCTACCGCGATACTCAGTATCGACTGACAGATTATAGGCAGTGTGCCCGAATTTTGTACGGGTTTCACCCGCACTTGTATTCGTCTCTGTTGTCCCTGACGTAACTGATAAATGCCTCCTgcagagaatgagagagagagagagcgagagagaacaacaataaaaaatgtctcgtaatttttctcatctcgatgaaaattgaacaattcggtcataggaataaaaattggCACGAGAAATGGAACGTAGCATTTGGGTGCGAGCCAATTATTTGAGCCAAGCCTTGTGatggattttcgttttttttttcctaaatttCTACCAAACTTGTACGTTTCTCTTAGAATTCATCAAAAGCTTAATATCTGCGAAATGAATAATggggaggatgaaaaaaaatgttcgtttacCGGTCCACGTATCATTTTTCGTAACGACATCGACCGGCGAATATTCTCCCTGTTCGTTGAGCTCTTGAATCTCGACCCAAAGCTCGATCTTTCTCGTCAATTCCGACCAGCGGTCAGCGAGCGATCGTGCCTTGGCCAATTGCTGTTGTTCGACCTCCCATCCGGGTTTACTTCGCGAAAAACCAGCGCTTCTGTGTCCCCAGACTTCGATACTAAATGCGCCTTCTAAAATTCGAGAGTTTAAGCGCGTTCGATTCTTAAAAACGAGGCAAACGCAAAAAACTTGagtaaaaaaacgatgaaatactGACCAGCGCAATGTTCCAAAAATTCCTCGGTAATCGGTACAACGAAATCCTTGGTATGCTCGAACTTGAATGCGGGAGAGTCTCTTTGACCGGTGGTACAATTGGACACGGGCAATTCAGGATTAACGACCGGTGGAACGACTATCGGTTCGGGATGGCCCCAAAACATGTATTggcaaaaaacaaaatgactgAGGGGAAGCGGCAGCCCGCTCGCTTGTTTGATAGTAACGCGACAAGTGATGTGACTCGAGCCCGAATAATCGTCCGGCTCCGAAGACGTAGAGTCGCCTGAACTCGAAGATTCGGAGGCTGCTTCGCATATTCGATCCTGTGGAAATTGTCCTGACACGCGACTTATTTCGACTTGCAAACGCCCGGCGACTTCGCCCTGTTGACTTATTATCGGCGTGTGATAGTCCAGCCTCACGTCGTGAAACAATACTTCCAAAAATATGTTTGCAACGCCAATCA
Proteins encoded in this window:
- the Khc-73 gene encoding kinesin-like protein KIF13A isoform X9, producing MATDKIKVAVRVRPFNRRELELGTQCVVEMTEQQTILQHPTTMDKIDRNKPKTFAFDHCFFSLDPRAEHFASQDVVFDALGRDILDNAFQGYNACIFAYGQTGSGKSYTMMGSGDNKGIIPRLCDNLFDLIAKQQSFELSYKVEVSYMEIYNEKVHDLLDPKPNKQSLKVREHNVLGPYVDGLSQLAVTAYQDIDNLMTEGNKSRTVAATNMNSESSRSHAVFSVILTQTLTDSKSGVSGEKVSRMSLVDLAGSERAVKTGAVGDRLKEGSNINKSLTTLGLVISKLADQNSGGKNRDKFVPYRDSVLTWLLKDNLGGNSKTVMVATISPAADNYEETLSTLRYADRAKRIVNHAVVNEDPNARIIRELRQEVEALKEMLLHATGQGSIVRRTDITEKLSESEKLMKEMSQTWEEKLVKTERLQHERQQALEKMGISVQASGIQVEKNKYYLVNLNDDPSLNELLVYYLKDVTLVGGRSATTEQDIQLHGLGILPEHCIITIEESGLYMTPINGARCFVNGSQVVEKTPLMHGDRIVWGNHHFFRVNCPRSATAISNEPQTPAQNIDYNFAREELMLNELSNDPIQRAIARLEKQHEEDKQVALEKQRQEYERQFQQLRNILSPSTPYSPYVPYDPLRGGSQSGKLPACTPTTQMRVEKWAQERDEMFKRSLGQLKTDILRANSLVQEANFLAEEMEKQTKFSVTLQIPPNNLSPNRKRGAFVSEPAILVKRLNMGSQVWTMEKLENKLVDMRDMYEERKDSNNCQRLPLKDDVPGKTQDPFFESQENHNLIGVANIFLEVLFHDVRLDYHTPIISQQGEVAGRLQVEISRVSGQFPQDRICEAASESSSSGDSTSSEPDDYSGSSHITCRVTIKQASGLPLPLSHFVFCQYMFWGHPEPIVVPPVVNPELPVSNCTTGQRDSPAFKFEHTKDFVVPITEEFLEHCAEGAFSIEVWGHRSAGFSRSKPGWEVEQQQLAKARSLADRWSELTRKIELWVEIQELNEQGEYSPVDVVTKNDTWTGGIYQLRQGQQRRIQVRVKPVQNSGTLPIICQSILSIAVGSVCVRKPFQKALDSYQDEDLSVLRDKWSDALLRRRQYLDQQIQKLINKQDKTEQDMEREQSLVDQWVSLTEERNAVLVPAAGSGIPGAPADWTPPSGMELHIPVLFLDLNADDLSTHHSGEEVSITGLNSILPKEHGHKFYSLPIIRHLEKDVCAIAAWDSSIHDSLHLNRVTDATERVYLILKTTVRLSHPAPMDLVLRKRLALNIYKRQSITDRIFKRIVRTDCLSQTGVTYVVVSNIPKASEELEDRESLAQIAASGEDSSLCDGETYIEKYTRGVSAVESILTLDRLRQSVAVKELLQAKGQPLMRKTASVPNFSQIMRFDTSMDSLNVTRSESVTDLNSELNGLPHPRRASVGHARTEDNFISTPPKPFGIVHQQKGSILNSARPTFLNLNLNLNSLTRLQQSTSAKSSPNMVGSKLGLRMTTLHEETSNIGNQLSSPVQDDDDEKSDADYSEYDSYQATTKPMVKPLTTSRTLDSLAELQSTKINTPSMSSSGYGSQAVSTTNLTSEDSISMKSISVDETPDLEYRNLLFDCKKIDNNKMESSLVEETPEEYLSEINQELNKLSVLENACTSENTNQILNEAASPTGDGMKIKSQFCEEPAIDTRVMNSSVIITRNEGLVGCNDMEISQNSNSGDDSPLEGNSIVHTKLPPGKVVRRRKASSNSGRPSSSSQHRASFPMVRPSFSESKVAARLEQSLQPAMNYENGDDNSSSERIDDDASDKSSAFGSRPDLTRIEAPLPDWVVLGESVMVRPYSYCGVIAYVGPTEFASGTWIGVELDAPTGKNDGAVNGHRYFTCRSKCGIFVKYDKLIQDRRGRALRSFTNKQEPAPPASSTMRRSVSRGDGLHSLHRSRSRGEGLSTIGTRSSPRGK
- the Khc-73 gene encoding kinesin-like protein KIF13A isoform X7 — translated: MATDKIKVAVRVRPFNRRELELGTQCVVEMTEQQTILQHPTTMDKIDRNKPKTFAFDHCFFSLDPRAEHFASQDVVFDALGRDILDNAFQGYNACIFAYGQTGSGKSYTMMGSGDNKGIIPRLCDNLFDLIAKQQSFELSYKVEVSYMEIYNEKVHDLLDPKPNKQSLKVREHNVLGPYVDGLSQLAVTAYQDIDNLMTEGNKSRTVAATNMNSESSRSHAVFSVILTQTLTDSKSGVSGEKVSRMSLVDLAGSERAVKTGAVGDRLKEGSNINKSLTTLGLVISKLADQNSGGKNRDKFVPYRDSVLTWLLKDNLGGNSKTVMVATISPAADNYEETLSTLRYADRAKRIVNHAVVNEDPNARIIRELRQEVEALKEMLLHATGQGSIVRRTDITEKLSESEKLMKEMSQTWEEKLVKTERLQHERQQALEKMGISVQASGIQVEKNKYYLVNLNDDPSLNELLVYYLKDVTLVGGRSATTEQDIQLHGLGILPEHCIITIEESGLYMTPINGARCFVNGSQVVEKTPLMHGDRIVWGNHHFFRVNCPRSATAISNEPQTPAQNIDYNFAREELMLNELSNDPIQRAIARLEKQHEEDKQVALEKQRQEYERQFQQLRNILSPSTPYSPYVPYDPLRGGSQSGKLPACTPTTQMRVEKWAQERDEMFKRSLGQLKTDILRANSLVQEANFLAEEMEKQTKFSVTLQIPPNNLSPNRKSVFFQRGAFVSEPAILVKRLNMGSQVWTMEKLENKLVDMRDMYEERKDSNNCQRLPLKDDVPGKTQDPFFESQENHNLIGVANIFLEVLFHDVRLDYHTPIISQQGEVAGRLQVEISRVSGQFPQDRICEAASESSSSGDSTSSEPDDYSGSSHITCRVTIKQASGLPLPLSHFVFCQYMFWGHPEPIVVPPVVNPELPVSNCTTGQRDSPAFKFEHTKDFVVPITEEFLEHCAEGAFSIEVWGHRSAGFSRSKPGWEVEQQQLAKARSLADRWSELTRKIELWVEIQELNEQGEYSPVDVVTKNDTWTGGIYQLRQGQQRRIQVRVKPVQNSGTLPIICQSILSIAVGSVCVRKPFQKALDSYQDEDLSVLRDKWSDALLRRRQYLDQQIQKLINKQDKTEQDMEREQSLVDQWVSLTEERNAVLVPAAGSGIPGAPADWTPPSGMELHIPVLFLDLNADDLSTHHSGEEVSITGLNSILPKEHGHKFYSLPIIRHLEKDVCAIAAWDSSIHDSLHLNRVTDATERVYLILKTTVRLSHPAPMDLVLRKRLALNIYKRQSITDRIFKRIVRTDCLSQTGVTYVVVSNIPKASEELEDRESLAQIAASGEDSSLCDGETYIEKYTRGVSAVESILTLDRLRQSVAVKELLQAKGQPLMRKTASVPNFSQIMRFDTSMDSLNVTRSESVTDLNSELNGLPHPRRASVGHARTEDNFISTPPKPFGIGSILNSARPTFLNLNLNLNSLTRLQQSTSAKSSPNMVGSKLGLRMTTLHEETSNIGNQLSSPVQDDDDEKSDADYSEYDSYQATTKPMVKPLTTSRTLDSLAELQSTKINTPSMSSSGYGSQAVSTTNLTSEDSISMKSISVDETPDLEYRNLLFDCKKIDNNKMESSLVEETPEEYLSEINQELNKLSVLENACTSENTNQILNEAASPTGDGMKIKSQFCEEPAIDTRVMNSSVIITRNEGLVGCNDMEISQNSNSGDDSPLEGNSIVHTKLPPGKVVRRRKASSNSGRPSSSSQHRASFPMVRPSFSESKVAARLEQSLQPAMNYENGDDNSSSERIDDDASDKSSAFGSRPDLTRIEAPLPDWVVLGESVMVRPYSYCGVIAYVGPTEFASGTWIGVELDAPTGKNDGAVNGHRYFTCRSKCGIFVKYDKLIQDRRGRALRSFTNKQEPAPPASSTMRRSVSRGDGLHSLHRSRSRGEGLSTIGTRSSPRGK